One genomic region from Rhizomicrobium palustre encodes:
- a CDS encoding amidase: protein MTLRQIASVAVYVSLSIFGARAAEAAMNTDALVTEGRIQDIQHAIAEKRTTCVRVVKAYLRRIEAYDKPLKLNTIALINQAALEDARKLDEEPQSLRNTKPLFCVPLLVKDNIDTVGFPTSAGSKALLDNFPAQDAAIIQRLKAAGAIILAKTNMAEWAFSPRNTVSSSYGVTANAYDRARTPAGSSGGTASGIAASFGLAGLGTDTGNSVRGPSSFTSLVGMRPSLGLVSRSGIIPLELDRDTAGPMTRSVEDNARILSIISGEDGADSITQNPAARAKVEYIKFLKRDALKSARIGVLRALAPVEDTDPKVLATFNRAIEELKAAGATIVEAVEIPNLKIHLNDGYYCSRFAFDVNTTLAKAHSPSKVKDVESVYQAGLYAPQNEYDFKRFLKNSKSDPGTTCPYMLDHPGRAAFLKDVEAAMDGAELDALIYPTWRFPPPAQENATSQYKGDNSQLISPATGMPAITVPAGFTDGLPVGLQMLGRRFDEGRLYGLAYSYEQHTHWRKPPYGLDPLEAAPGTDK from the coding sequence ATGACGCTTCGCCAGATCGCCAGCGTGGCCGTTTATGTGAGCTTAAGCATCTTTGGCGCGCGGGCCGCAGAAGCAGCAATGAATACCGACGCCCTGGTGACCGAAGGGCGCATCCAAGACATTCAACACGCCATCGCCGAAAAGCGCACAACTTGCGTGCGTGTAGTTAAAGCGTACCTGCGCAGAATTGAGGCATATGACAAGCCGCTTAAGCTGAACACCATCGCCCTGATCAATCAGGCTGCTTTGGAGGATGCGCGCAAGCTGGATGAAGAGCCGCAAAGCTTGCGCAATACGAAGCCGCTCTTCTGCGTACCGCTTCTGGTCAAAGACAATATCGATACGGTCGGCTTTCCCACCAGCGCCGGATCAAAAGCGCTGCTCGATAATTTTCCGGCCCAGGATGCAGCGATCATTCAGCGCCTGAAAGCGGCCGGCGCAATCATTCTTGCCAAGACCAATATGGCCGAATGGGCCTTCAGCCCGCGCAATACGGTGAGTTCGTCCTATGGCGTTACCGCCAACGCCTATGACCGCGCGCGTACGCCCGCAGGTTCATCAGGGGGAACGGCCAGCGGTATAGCGGCGAGCTTCGGCTTGGCAGGGCTTGGCACCGACACCGGAAATTCCGTACGCGGACCATCATCCTTTACGAGCCTGGTTGGCATGCGCCCAAGCCTCGGCCTTGTCAGCCGCAGCGGTATCATCCCCTTGGAGCTTGATCGCGATACCGCAGGCCCCATGACCCGCAGCGTGGAAGACAATGCCCGCATTCTGAGCATCATCAGCGGTGAAGATGGCGCGGATTCGATCACCCAAAATCCAGCTGCCCGCGCCAAGGTTGAGTACATAAAATTCCTCAAACGGGACGCCTTGAAGAGCGCGCGGATCGGTGTGTTGCGCGCCCTGGCGCCGGTGGAGGACACCGATCCCAAAGTGCTGGCCACCTTCAACCGCGCCATCGAAGAGCTTAAAGCCGCAGGGGCCACGATTGTCGAAGCGGTGGAAATTCCCAATCTCAAGATTCATCTCAACGACGGGTATTATTGTTCGCGCTTCGCGTTTGACGTGAACACCACACTCGCCAAGGCGCATTCCCCCTCCAAGGTAAAGGACGTGGAAAGCGTGTATCAGGCTGGGCTTTACGCGCCGCAAAACGAATACGACTTCAAACGCTTTCTGAAGAATTCCAAATCCGACCCCGGCACGACCTGCCCCTATATGCTGGATCATCCAGGCCGAGCTGCTTTCCTGAAGGATGTGGAAGCGGCGATGGATGGCGCCGAACTCGACGCGCTGATCTATCCCACCTGGCGTTTCCCACCGCCAGCGCAGGAAAACGCCACCAGCCAATACAAAGGCGATAACTCGCAGCTGATCTCGCCCGCCACCGGCATGCCCGCGATCACCGTACCCGCAGGGTTCACGGATGGCCTGCCGGTAGGTTTGCAAATGCTTGGACGGCGCTTCGACGAGGGCCGCCTCTATGGCCTTGCGTATAGCTATGAGCAGCACACCCATTGGCGCAAACCGCCGTATGGGCTCGACCCGCTCGAAGCCGCCCCCGGCACGGATAAGTAG
- a CDS encoding trimeric intracellular cation channel family protein — translation MDQIFAFSRAGAALPWLGSAKGVLMALDYAGVAVFAMTGALAAARNRHDFIAFAVFALVTGIGGGTLRDIIIGAPVFWIHTSGYLLVCIIGATLVWLLGHRLWRSSALIWLDAVGLAGYAVLGAWKALDAGVAPLVAVAMGAITAAFGGILRDIFAETPSALLQREVYITAALATAATFVILRATALDPILCGIIAFGAGFGLRAGAITWQWKLPGFQRTP, via the coding sequence ATGGATCAAATCTTCGCCTTTTCTCGCGCAGGCGCCGCCCTTCCCTGGCTTGGAAGCGCCAAAGGCGTACTGATGGCGCTCGACTATGCGGGGGTGGCTGTTTTCGCTATGACCGGGGCACTTGCCGCCGCAAGGAACCGCCACGACTTCATCGCATTCGCGGTTTTCGCTCTTGTCACCGGCATTGGAGGCGGCACGCTGCGCGATATTATCATAGGTGCACCGGTATTCTGGATCCACACGAGCGGATATTTGCTGGTGTGCATCATCGGAGCCACACTGGTTTGGCTATTGGGCCATCGCTTGTGGCGCTCCAGCGCGCTTATCTGGCTGGATGCAGTGGGGCTCGCCGGATATGCGGTGCTGGGCGCATGGAAAGCGTTGGATGCGGGCGTGGCCCCACTCGTCGCTGTAGCTATGGGCGCAATCACCGCTGCCTTTGGCGGCATCTTGCGTGATATCTTCGCGGAGACCCCTTCCGCACTGTTGCAGCGGGAAGTCTATATCACCGCCGCTCTTGCCACCGCCGCGACATTCGTGATCTTGCGAGCGACCGCGCTGGATCCCATTTTATGCGGCATCATCGCTTTTGGCGCTGGATTTGGGCTGCGCGCGGGGGCCATTACTTGGCAATGGAAGCTTCCAGGCTTCCAGCGCACGCCTTGA
- a CDS encoding response regulator, giving the protein MSDLVLIAEDDKEIGEILSAYFEREGFRTVNAADGKIALDLHLALKPDIVLLDVKMPQMDGWEVIAEIRRRGNTPVIMITALDKDIDRLQGLRIGADDYVVKPFNPIEVVARAKAVLRRASAARFGGLLRVGPVTIDLDSYVVQVNQGSDTSTLQLTLTEFRILAHMARMPSKVFSRGELVDACLPGGDALDRTVDSHVSNLRKKLDAAGAANMLSGVRGVGYRLISG; this is encoded by the coding sequence ATGAGTGATCTGGTTCTGATTGCGGAAGACGATAAAGAAATCGGCGAGATTCTATCCGCCTATTTCGAACGCGAGGGATTTCGAACGGTCAATGCCGCCGACGGCAAGATCGCCCTCGACCTGCATCTCGCTCTGAAGCCCGATATCGTGCTCCTGGACGTGAAGATGCCCCAAATGGACGGATGGGAGGTGATCGCGGAAATCCGCCGGCGTGGAAATACGCCCGTGATAATGATCACCGCGCTCGATAAGGATATAGATCGCTTGCAGGGCCTGCGGATCGGCGCCGACGATTACGTGGTCAAACCGTTCAACCCCATCGAAGTGGTAGCCCGTGCTAAGGCGGTGCTTAGGCGCGCGAGCGCTGCAAGGTTCGGCGGTCTGCTACGGGTGGGGCCCGTCACCATCGATCTTGATAGCTATGTGGTACAGGTCAATCAGGGCAGCGACACCTCCACGTTGCAGCTAACGCTGACGGAATTTCGCATTCTGGCGCATATGGCGCGCATGCCCAGCAAAGTCTTTTCGCGCGGCGAGCTAGTGGATGCATGTCTTCCCGGCGGCGATGCGTTGGACCGGACCGTCGACAGCCATGTCAGCAATTTGCGCAAGAAGCTTGATGCCGCCGGAGCCGCGAACATGCTCTCCGGCGTGCGCGGGGTTGGGTATCGTCTCATTTCGGGGTGA
- a CDS encoding ATP-binding protein, whose amino-acid sequence MTTVSVLVAMIVFWGGYATYVIIFSYFPQLINMDDPLPDVTDLATLAMLVAIALGISFLVSLKLAVRILVPLNSLAESARRITAGDLTARAEPGDHSLGETANLVADFNTMAQKLQDMTADMTAWNAAIAHELRTPLTILRGRLQGIHDGVFAPDEKTIRNLLHQVDGLSRLVDDLRLVTLAASGRMELQIEQVALAEQIRIVADLVQPNLVEAGFTLSLDLSEMAVALDPVRTRQALLALLDNVRRYANPGTVVIAMSKLGSYATIRVEDSGPGLPPEFAKQAFTPFARADGSRSRSFGGSGLGLSVVDAIAKAHGGKARYRTSERGGAVFEMLFPIKA is encoded by the coding sequence ATGACGACTGTCAGCGTCCTCGTCGCCATGATCGTGTTTTGGGGCGGGTACGCGACCTACGTCATTATATTTTCGTATTTCCCGCAGCTCATAAATATGGACGACCCGCTGCCCGATGTAACCGATCTGGCAACACTTGCCATGTTGGTAGCAATCGCGCTGGGCATTTCATTCCTGGTCTCGCTGAAGCTCGCGGTTCGGATATTGGTGCCGCTCAATTCACTTGCGGAAAGCGCCCGGCGCATCACTGCAGGCGATTTGACAGCGCGCGCGGAGCCAGGTGACCATTCCCTCGGCGAGACCGCCAATCTGGTGGCCGACTTCAACACCATGGCGCAGAAGCTTCAGGACATGACCGCCGACATGACGGCGTGGAATGCCGCCATCGCGCATGAACTTCGCACACCACTGACGATCTTGCGGGGACGGTTACAAGGCATCCACGATGGCGTTTTCGCACCCGATGAAAAAACCATACGAAATCTGCTCCATCAGGTGGATGGCCTTTCGCGACTTGTGGACGATCTCAGGCTGGTGACACTCGCCGCTAGCGGCCGCATGGAATTGCAAATCGAGCAAGTCGCGCTTGCGGAGCAAATCAGGATCGTGGCCGATCTGGTGCAACCCAATTTGGTGGAAGCAGGTTTTACCCTCTCGCTAGATCTTTCCGAGATGGCCGTAGCGCTAGACCCAGTACGGACTCGGCAGGCCTTGCTCGCACTACTCGACAACGTGCGGCGCTACGCCAATCCTGGCACAGTGGTGATCGCCATGTCCAAGCTTGGCTCCTATGCGACCATCCGGGTCGAAGATAGCGGGCCAGGGCTGCCGCCGGAATTTGCCAAACAGGCTTTCACCCCCTTTGCCCGCGCGGACGGCTCGCGCTCGCGCAGCTTTGGCGGCTCAGGCCTTGGCCTCTCGGTGGTCGATGCCATCGCCAAAGCGCATGGCGGCAAGGCAAGGTATCGCACCTCGGAACGCGGCGGCGCTGTGTTCGAGATGCTGTTCCCCATAAAGGCCTAG
- a CDS encoding OmpA family protein has protein sequence MKKFALLLAASSLFLAGCQTQNAYTDEEQTSNSTKGAVIGGVAGALIGALANTGGKTSQTALIGGAVGALAGGLVGKYMDDQETELRQRLRASGVSVRRDGDDIVLVMRNDILFDVNSSDLDPDAIHTIAAVAEVLRHYDKTLIDVDGFTDTTGSYDYNMGLSRSRAVTVARVLADNGVASARISPRGFGETELAVPTGDNVNEPRNRRVEIRIVPHRGNS, from the coding sequence ATGAAGAAATTCGCCCTTCTCCTGGCCGCAAGCTCGCTCTTTCTGGCCGGGTGCCAAACGCAGAACGCCTATACGGATGAGGAGCAGACCTCGAACAGCACTAAGGGGGCGGTCATCGGCGGGGTCGCCGGGGCGCTCATCGGGGCGCTCGCCAATACCGGGGGCAAAACCAGCCAGACCGCGTTGATCGGCGGTGCCGTGGGCGCGCTGGCGGGCGGTCTTGTCGGCAAATATATGGACGATCAGGAAACGGAGCTGCGCCAGCGCTTGCGTGCCAGCGGGGTCAGCGTGCGCCGTGATGGCGATGATATCGTGCTGGTCATGCGCAACGACATTCTTTTCGACGTCAATTCCAGTGATCTTGATCCCGATGCCATTCACACCATCGCCGCCGTGGCCGAGGTGCTGCGCCATTACGACAAGACGCTGATCGATGTGGACGGCTTTACCGATACGACCGGCAGCTACGACTATAATATGGGGTTGTCGCGCAGCCGCGCGGTGACGGTCGCCAGGGTTCTGGCCGATAACGGCGTGGCCTCGGCGCGCATTTCTCCGCGCGGCTTTGGCGAGACGGAGCTTGCGGTTCCCACGGGCGATAACGTGAACGAACCGCGCAATCGTCGCGTCGAAATCCGCATCGTTCCGCACCGCGGTAATAGCTGA
- a CDS encoding multidrug efflux RND transporter permease subunit, translating to MSRFFIERPVFAWVVAIFIVLAGLIAIPQLPIARYPSVAPPSVSITASYPGASPQTMNDSVVSLIERELSGVKNLLYFSSSADTSGSASITATFKPGTDPQMAQVDVQNRLKAVEARLPQTVRQNGLQVESASSSFLLMVDLISQDGRYDEVALSDYMARNLLEELRRVDGVGRVQLFGSEQAMRIWVDPIKLVSFGLSMSDLTAAISQQNILIAPGRIGDEPARKGQRVSVPLTVQGQLSKPEQFAAIVLRANANGSKVVLGDVARVELGSQSYGFVTRENGKPSTSAAVQLSPGANAVKTAEALEKRLAELAPSIPPGMKYAISYNTAPFVKISIEKVLHTLLEAMVLVFLVMYLFLQDVRYTLIPAIVVPIALLGTFAVMLAAGFSINVLTMFGMVLAIGIIVDDAIVVVENVERLMAQEGLSPKEATIKAMQEISGAIIGITLVLTAVFIPMALATGTVGIIYQQFALAMVVSILFSAFLALSLSPALCATLLKPVSHGGHGKNAFFRWFNHKFDLLTQGYQKRTAAVIKKSARMMTIFAAISALLGVALYFLPSSFLPDEDQGYFMTSIQLPAEATQQRTLETVKAYEKHAATRPGVGTTISILGFSFSGSGPNTAMIFTTLKDWGERHGATAQKEVAAATAAMSNATEGEIMSLLPPAIDELGTSSGFSVYLQDRGNHGYAALKAVQDKLLELTAGNSKLAYVYGDSLAPGSSIHLTIDRQKAEALGVPFAAISDTLSIAMGSLYVNDFPNNGRMQQVIVQADTGSRMQIDDVLKLYVRNNAGGMVALREVVSPVHTSMPRQLQHYQGLPAMHISGFAYPWISSGAAMAELEKLSTQLPPGFSLAWTGQSFEERQSVAQAPLLMALSILVVFLVLAALYESWSIPLSVMLVVPLGLVGAVSAVLLRGMPNDVFFKVGMITIIGLSAKNAILIVEFARQLWQQGQSLAEAAINAARLRLRPILMTSLAFALGVLPLVFASGASAETQHAIGTGVFGGMVSATALAIFFVPVFFVFVLGRFKVSRK from the coding sequence GTGTCGCGGTTTTTCATCGAACGCCCGGTTTTCGCTTGGGTGGTTGCCATCTTTATTGTGCTGGCGGGGCTGATCGCCATCCCGCAATTGCCCATTGCGCGCTACCCCTCCGTGGCGCCGCCCAGCGTGAGCATTACGGCCAGCTACCCTGGCGCCTCGCCGCAAACCATGAACGACTCCGTGGTGAGCTTGATCGAGCGCGAATTATCAGGCGTCAAAAATCTACTCTACTTCTCCTCCTCCGCGGATACATCGGGCTCGGCCTCTATCACGGCCACGTTCAAGCCCGGCACTGATCCTCAGATGGCGCAGGTTGATGTCCAGAACCGCCTCAAGGCGGTGGAAGCGCGCCTGCCGCAAACCGTGCGCCAGAATGGCTTGCAGGTGGAATCGGCCAGTTCCAGCTTTTTGCTGATGGTCGATCTTATCTCTCAGGATGGCCGGTATGACGAAGTCGCCTTGAGCGATTACATGGCGCGCAACCTGCTTGAGGAGCTGCGCCGTGTGGACGGCGTCGGGCGCGTTCAGCTTTTCGGTTCAGAGCAGGCGATGCGCATTTGGGTCGACCCGATCAAGCTCGTCTCTTTTGGCTTGTCGATGAGCGATCTCACCGCCGCCATCAGCCAGCAGAATATCCTGATCGCGCCTGGACGGATCGGTGATGAGCCGGCCCGCAAAGGTCAGCGGGTGAGTGTGCCTTTGACGGTGCAGGGCCAGCTCTCCAAGCCTGAACAGTTTGCGGCCATCGTGCTGCGCGCCAATGCAAACGGTTCGAAGGTGGTGCTGGGCGATGTCGCGCGGGTGGAGCTTGGTTCGCAATCCTATGGCTTTGTCACGCGCGAGAATGGCAAACCGTCCACCTCCGCCGCAGTGCAGCTCTCCCCGGGCGCCAATGCCGTGAAAACGGCGGAGGCGTTGGAAAAGCGCTTGGCTGAACTTGCCCCGTCCATTCCTCCGGGCATGAAATACGCGATCAGCTATAACACCGCGCCCTTCGTCAAGATCTCCATCGAGAAGGTGCTGCACACGCTACTTGAGGCGATGGTGCTGGTGTTCCTGGTGATGTACCTGTTCTTGCAGGATGTGCGCTATACCCTCATCCCTGCCATCGTGGTGCCCATCGCGCTGCTTGGCACATTCGCGGTCATGCTTGCGGCAGGATTTTCCATCAATGTACTCACCATGTTCGGCATGGTGCTGGCAATCGGCATTATTGTCGACGATGCCATTGTGGTGGTGGAAAATGTCGAGCGCCTGATGGCACAGGAAGGCCTTTCGCCCAAAGAGGCGACCATCAAGGCGATGCAGGAAATCTCCGGTGCCATCATCGGCATCACCCTGGTTCTGACCGCCGTGTTTATTCCGATGGCGCTGGCGACCGGAACGGTCGGGATCATCTATCAGCAATTCGCGCTGGCCATGGTGGTGTCCATCCTGTTTTCGGCCTTCCTGGCGCTCAGCCTGTCGCCAGCGCTTTGCGCTACGCTGCTGAAGCCGGTCAGCCATGGCGGGCATGGCAAGAATGCCTTCTTCCGCTGGTTCAATCATAAATTCGATTTGCTCACCCAGGGCTATCAAAAGCGCACCGCCGCCGTGATTAAGAAATCCGCGCGGATGATGACGATTTTTGCCGCGATTTCCGCGCTCTTGGGTGTTGCGCTCTACTTTCTGCCGTCATCCTTCTTGCCGGATGAGGATCAGGGCTACTTCATGACCTCCATTCAGCTTCCTGCCGAGGCAACTCAGCAGCGCACCCTGGAAACGGTGAAGGCTTATGAAAAACACGCCGCCACCCGCCCGGGCGTTGGCACCACCATTTCGATTCTCGGCTTTTCCTTCTCCGGCTCCGGCCCCAACACGGCCATGATCTTCACCACCTTGAAGGATTGGGGCGAGCGCCACGGCGCAACCGCGCAAAAGGAAGTAGCCGCGGCCACCGCTGCCATGTCCAACGCGACGGAAGGCGAAATCATGAGTCTTTTACCGCCGGCGATCGATGAACTCGGCACCTCGTCGGGCTTCAGTGTTTATCTGCAAGATCGCGGCAATCATGGCTATGCTGCGCTCAAAGCGGTGCAGGACAAGCTTCTGGAACTCACCGCAGGTAACAGCAAGCTTGCTTATGTCTATGGCGACAGTCTCGCCCCTGGCAGCAGCATTCACCTGACCATTGACCGGCAGAAGGCCGAAGCTTTGGGTGTTCCCTTCGCTGCGATCAGCGATACGCTGTCCATTGCCATGGGTTCGCTCTATGTCAACGACTTCCCCAATAACGGCCGCATGCAACAGGTCATTGTGCAGGCCGATACGGGGTCGCGTATGCAGATCGATGATGTGCTGAAGCTTTATGTCCGCAACAACGCGGGCGGCATGGTGGCCTTGCGCGAGGTCGTCAGCCCGGTGCACACCTCTATGCCGCGGCAGCTGCAGCACTACCAGGGTCTGCCCGCCATGCATATTTCCGGATTTGCCTATCCCTGGATATCCAGCGGCGCGGCCATGGCAGAGCTGGAGAAGCTCTCAACGCAATTGCCGCCCGGTTTCTCGCTGGCCTGGACAGGGCAATCCTTTGAAGAGCGTCAATCGGTGGCGCAAGCGCCGCTTTTGATGGCGCTGTCTATTCTGGTGGTGTTTCTGGTGCTGGCCGCCCTCTATGAAAGCTGGTCCATTCCGCTTTCCGTGATGCTGGTAGTGCCGTTGGGCCTGGTGGGTGCTGTATCGGCGGTGCTGTTGCGCGGCATGCCCAATGACGTCTTCTTCAAGGTCGGCATGATCACCATCATCGGCTTGTCTGCCAAGAATGCGATCTTGATCGTGGAGTTTGCCCGCCAGCTCTGGCAGCAGGGCCAAAGCCTTGCCGAGGCCGCGATTAATGCAGCACGGCTGCGCCTGCGCCCGATCTTGATGACCTCTCTGGCCTTTGCCTTGGGGGTGCTGCCGCTGGTCTTTGCATCCGGGGCGAGCGCTGAAACCCAGCATGCGATTGGAACGGGTGTCTTCGGCGGGATGGTCAGCGCCACGGCCCTGGCTATATTCTTCGTGCCGGTATTCTTTGTCTTCGTGCTGGGACGCTTCAAAGTTTCGCGAAAGTGA
- a CDS encoding efflux RND transporter periplasmic adaptor subunit yields the protein MLRVPAKLKIGVGLATFVLAFTVMGCGSDTQTPPPQVAVVVLKPQKVEVTEDFPGRVNAVRVAEIRAQVGGIVQRRLFEQGAEVKANQPLYQINAAPFRADADVASAALKRAEAELSKAADQAARMERLLQANAISAQAHDEAVAARKQALADVAQTRATLQRRQLDLKFATVDAPIDGRIDQAMITEGALVGPSDATPMARIQQIDKVYVDIRVPTSSAQALRRTTTDGKAGGAAAAILRDNGEPYPISGQILFSGISVDAGTGDVLLRILADNKDHAFLPGMFVRARLPVASYANALLVPQQAVTFTSGKTFVWVIDAKNSAHQLSVRIGELADNSYRIVSGLKPGDKVVVEGGERLSDGLAVVPQIWAVKTASAQH from the coding sequence ATGCTGCGTGTACCGGCAAAGTTAAAGATCGGCGTGGGCTTGGCCACTTTTGTCCTCGCCTTCACCGTGATGGGGTGTGGCAGCGATACTCAAACGCCGCCGCCCCAAGTTGCGGTCGTCGTGCTGAAGCCGCAAAAGGTGGAGGTCACGGAGGATTTTCCGGGCCGCGTGAATGCTGTGCGCGTCGCGGAAATCCGCGCCCAGGTCGGTGGTATTGTTCAGCGCCGTCTTTTCGAGCAGGGCGCAGAGGTGAAAGCCAACCAGCCGCTCTATCAGATCAACGCGGCGCCGTTCCGGGCCGATGCCGATGTCGCCTCAGCCGCCCTAAAGCGCGCAGAAGCGGAGCTCTCCAAGGCCGCTGACCAAGCTGCGCGCATGGAAAGGCTGCTTCAGGCCAATGCCATCAGCGCACAGGCTCATGACGAGGCGGTGGCCGCCCGCAAGCAGGCGCTCGCCGATGTCGCGCAAACGCGGGCCACCCTGCAGCGCCGTCAGCTCGATCTTAAATTCGCCACCGTAGATGCGCCGATCGATGGCCGCATTGATCAGGCCATGATTACTGAGGGCGCGCTGGTCGGGCCGTCCGATGCAACGCCGATGGCGCGCATTCAGCAGATCGACAAAGTTTATGTCGATATCCGCGTGCCCACCTCTTCGGCGCAAGCCTTGCGGCGCACGACCACGGATGGCAAGGCCGGTGGCGCCGCTGCCGCCATTCTGCGTGACAATGGCGAGCCCTATCCCATTTCCGGGCAGATTCTATTTTCGGGCATCAGCGTGGATGCGGGAACGGGCGATGTTCTCCTGCGCATTCTTGCGGACAACAAGGATCATGCCTTTTTGCCGGGCATGTTCGTGCGGGCGCGGCTGCCTGTGGCAAGTTACGCCAACGCCTTGCTGGTGCCCCAGCAAGCAGTCACCTTCACGAGCGGCAAGACTTTTGTCTGGGTGATCGATGCCAAGAACAGCGCCCATCAGCTCAGCGTGCGTATCGGCGAGCTGGCGGACAATAGTTATCGCATCGTCTCCGGTCTCAAGCCGGGGGACAAAGTGGTGGTCGAGGGCGGTGAACGCCTCAGCGATGGTCTCGCGGTGGTGCCGCAGATCTGGGCCGTGAAAACGGCGTCTGCTCAGCACTGA
- a CDS encoding ABC-F family ATP-binding cassette domain-containing protein: protein MIRLDNISKQNGHQILFIEASMGIQKGEKVGLVGPNGAGKTTLFRMIAGENRPDDGQVSIDPGTTIGYFSQDVGEMKGQTAVAAVMDGVGPVSALAAEMAELEAAMVDPDRMDEMEALIERYGEVQHRFEELDGYALEARAREVLAGLSFSQERMDGDVGALSGGWKMRVALARILLMRPSAMLLDEPSNHLDLESLIWLEDFLKNYEGALLMTSHDRAFMNRIVSKIVEIDGGTLTTYSGNYDFYEQQRALSEEQRQAQFERQQAMLAKEIKFIERFKARASHAAQVQSRVKKLDKIERVEPPRRRQAVQFEFKSPPRSGDDVASFKGVHKSYGSQSIYTGLDFMVRRKERWCILGANGAGKSTLLKLAAGAITPDQGSVTIGSSVKMGYFAQHAMDLLDGDDTVFESLEESFPTAGQGVLRNLAGCFGFSGDDVEKPCRVLSGGEKARLVMAKMLFDPPNFLVLDEPTNHLDMATKEMLVAALAEFEGTMLFVSHDRHFLAKLSNRVLELTPEGIHQYNGGYTEYVARTGQEAPGLHPGH, encoded by the coding sequence ATGATTCGCCTCGATAACATCTCCAAGCAGAACGGCCACCAGATCCTCTTCATCGAAGCCTCGATGGGCATTCAGAAGGGCGAGAAGGTGGGCCTCGTCGGGCCGAATGGCGCCGGTAAGACGACGCTCTTCCGCATGATCGCGGGCGAGAACCGCCCTGACGACGGCCAAGTCTCGATCGATCCCGGCACGACCATTGGCTATTTCAGTCAGGATGTCGGTGAGATGAAAGGCCAAACCGCGGTTGCTGCCGTGATGGATGGTGTCGGTCCGGTCAGCGCGCTCGCCGCCGAAATGGCCGAGCTCGAGGCCGCTATGGTCGATCCTGATCGCATGGACGAGATGGAAGCCTTGATCGAGCGCTATGGCGAGGTGCAGCACCGCTTCGAAGAGCTGGACGGCTACGCGCTGGAAGCACGTGCGCGCGAAGTGCTGGCGGGTTTGAGCTTCAGCCAGGAGCGCATGGACGGCGATGTCGGCGCGCTTTCAGGCGGCTGGAAAATGCGCGTGGCGCTTGCCCGTATTCTCCTGATGCGCCCCAGCGCCATGCTGCTAGACGAACCCTCCAACCACTTGGATCTTGAAAGCCTGATCTGGCTGGAAGATTTCCTTAAGAATTACGAAGGCGCGCTGCTGATGACCTCGCATGACCGTGCTTTCATGAACCGCATCGTCAGTAAGATTGTCGAAATCGATGGCGGTACGCTCACTACCTACTCGGGCAATTACGATTTCTATGAGCAGCAGCGCGCCCTCTCCGAAGAGCAGCGTCAGGCGCAATTCGAACGCCAGCAGGCCATGCTCGCCAAGGAAATCAAGTTTATCGAGCGCTTCAAGGCGCGTGCCTCTCATGCTGCACAAGTGCAAAGCCGGGTGAAGAAGCTTGATAAGATCGAACGGGTGGAGCCGCCTCGTCGCCGTCAGGCCGTACAATTCGAATTCAAGAGTCCGCCGCGCTCCGGTGATGATGTGGCGAGCTTCAAGGGCGTACACAAATCCTATGGCAGCCAGTCCATCTATACTGGGCTCGATTTCATGGTCCGCCGCAAGGAGCGCTGGTGCATTTTGGGGGCAAACGGTGCGGGCAAGTCCACGCTGTTGAAACTCGCCGCTGGTGCCATCACGCCGGATCAAGGCAGCGTCACCATCGGCAGCTCTGTGAAGATGGGCTATTTTGCCCAGCACGCCATGGACCTCTTGGACGGTGACGACACCGTGTTTGAATCTCTGGAAGAAAGCTTTCCTACTGCGGGGCAGGGCGTGCTGCGCAATCTCGCGGGTTGTTTCGGCTTCTCAGGTGATGACGTCGAAAAGCCCTGCCGCGTTTTGTCGGGCGGCGAGAAGGCACGTCTCGTGATGGCGAAAATGCTGTTTGATCCGCCGAACTTTCTGGTGCTTGACGAACCGACCAACCATCTCGATATGGCGACCAAGGAGATGCTGGTAGCGGCGCTGGCTGAATTTGAAGGCACCATGCTTTTCGTCTCGCATGATCGCCACTTTTTGGCAAAGCTGTCCAACCGCGTGCTGGAGCTGACGCCGGAAGGCATCCATCAATATAATGGTGGTTATACCGAATATGTTGCCCGCACCGGCCAGGAAGCGCCAGGGCTGCACCCCGGTCATTAA